The Chitinivibrionia bacterium genome has a window encoding:
- a CDS encoding glycosyltransferase — protein MSNAYENILVSVVMAFYNGDNTEIAKITIDSVLSQTHKNFEFIISAGGNLSDEKTEMLKIYAEKDSRIKVLRSEINVGPSNSRNRGVEFAAGKYISIVDSDDIFFEEKIKKQLEQIIEKNLDFVGCGYIEFRNDHKQELGKVRILPKTGKDIRISLPFANPIANSALFIKTDVLKALLYDEKFKPGDGEDYDLVIRLVKRKYTGQNLSEPLFYYRLGNNFEKKHANLRCSIKDLQHKLKASSVLPFWCFPFIFASAIVAFFCRILPPKLFSIMRDFRHKIFGG, from the coding sequence GTGAGCAATGCTTACGAGAACATTTTAGTGTCGGTTGTTATGGCTTTTTATAACGGCGATAATACTGAGATTGCAAAAATTACAATCGACAGTGTTTTATCGCAAACGCATAAGAATTTTGAGTTTATCATATCTGCAGGCGGAAATCTCAGCGACGAAAAAACGGAAATGCTCAAAATTTACGCAGAAAAAGACAGCCGCATAAAAGTTTTACGAAGCGAAATAAACGTCGGTCCCTCAAATTCGCGAAACAGGGGAGTGGAATTTGCCGCAGGAAAATATATTTCTATAGTTGACAGCGACGACATATTTTTTGAAGAAAAAATAAAAAAACAGTTAGAGCAAATAATTGAGAAAAACTTAGATTTTGTCGGATGCGGATATATTGAATTTCGCAACGACCACAAACAAGAGCTGGGAAAAGTGAGAATTCTGCCTAAAACCGGCAAAGATATAAGAATATCGCTTCCGTTTGCCAATCCTATAGCAAATTCGGCGCTGTTCATTAAAACCGATGTTTTAAAAGCGCTCCTTTACGATGAAAAATTCAAACCGGGCGATGGCGAAGATTATGATTTAGTAATACGCCTTGTTAAGAGAAAATATACAGGACAGAACTTGTCGGAACCATTGTTTTATTACAGATTAGGAAATAATTTCGAGAAAAAACACGCAAATTTAAGATGTTCAATAAAAGATTTACAACACAAACTAAAAGCATCATCGGTATTACCGTTTTGGTGTTTCCCTTTTATATTTGCTTCTGCGATTGTGGCATTTTTCTGCCGTATTTTACCCCCGAAACTTTTCAGTATTATGCGAGATTTTCGTCATAAGATTTTTGGTGGATAG
- a CDS encoding MFS transporter, which produces MTQKDNSTKQIKQSVSVKSWILYSWADSAFALCILAGFFPILFRNYYLSPELVADSTAKLGFANGISGIIAALLCPVFAAIIAQKDSRQKSLAIFSLLGIFSVILMYFVQIGEHIQALILFIIANIFYRLSNMCHDTLLPAVAIPKNRHRISAIGFSAGYLGGAIIFALNIFMVSNPSFFGFHDTVSAAKFCILIAGLWWFVFSLPIYFSKIPRQPQNIENSALNSFWKSLKETAIFAWKKPQIRIFLIAYWFYIDGVHSFVMMAADYGLTLGFSPERLMVSLLVVQLTAFPFAVIAGLAAHKFGAKKILFVSIAIYTAITLSAAWTMNYEWQFTMYSVLIGLVQGGIQAVSRSYFSIIIPQDKQTELFGLFNMIGRFAVATGPLLIAVSIVMAQNLGFEGITPQRIGISSLVLPFTIGFILLFKVKDRR; this is translated from the coding sequence TTGACCCAAAAAGACAATTCGACGAAACAAATTAAGCAGTCCGTTTCTGTAAAAAGCTGGATACTTTACAGTTGGGCGGACTCAGCTTTCGCCCTTTGTATTTTAGCGGGATTTTTCCCGATACTTTTCAGAAACTACTACCTATCCCCCGAACTTGTCGCAGACTCCACCGCAAAACTCGGCTTTGCAAACGGAATTTCAGGAATTATCGCCGCGCTCCTCTGCCCTGTTTTTGCCGCAATAATCGCACAAAAAGACAGCCGCCAAAAATCGCTTGCCATATTTTCGCTTTTAGGAATTTTTTCGGTTATTTTAATGTATTTTGTGCAAATCGGCGAGCACATTCAAGCGCTCATTCTCTTTATTATCGCCAATATTTTCTATCGCTTATCAAATATGTGCCACGACACGCTTTTACCTGCCGTAGCTATCCCCAAAAACAGACACAGAATTTCGGCAATCGGTTTTTCGGCGGGATATTTGGGCGGCGCAATAATTTTTGCACTGAACATTTTTATGGTATCAAATCCGTCGTTTTTCGGTTTTCACGATACTGTAAGTGCGGCGAAATTCTGCATTCTTATAGCAGGATTATGGTGGTTTGTATTTTCACTTCCGATTTATTTCTCAAAAATTCCCCGTCAGCCGCAAAATATAGAAAACAGCGCGCTTAATTCTTTTTGGAAAAGCCTGAAAGAAACAGCAATTTTTGCGTGGAAAAAACCGCAAATCCGCATTTTTCTGATAGCATATTGGTTTTACATAGACGGTGTTCACTCTTTTGTAATGATGGCGGCGGATTACGGTTTAACATTAGGTTTTTCGCCTGAGCGGCTTATGGTTTCACTTTTGGTCGTGCAACTAACAGCCTTTCCGTTTGCCGTAATCGCAGGACTTGCCGCGCACAAATTCGGCGCGAAAAAAATCCTTTTTGTATCAATAGCTATTTACACTGCAATAACCCTAAGCGCCGCCTGGACGATGAACTACGAATGGCAATTTACAATGTATTCCGTGCTGATTGGACTTGTACAAGGCGGAATTCAGGCAGTATCGCGCTCATATTTTTCAATAATTATCCCTCAAGACAAACAAACCGAGCTCTTCGGTTTATTCAATATGATAGGACGCTTCGCCGTAGCTACAGGTCCTCTTTTAATAGCCGTCAGCATAGTAATGGCGCAAAATTTAGGCTTTGAAGGTATTACTCCGCAAAGAATAGGCATTTCGTCGCTTGTCCTGCCGTTCACTATCGGCTTCATTTTGCTGTTTAAGGTGAAAGACAGAAGGTAA
- a CDS encoding DUF4340 domain-containing protein has translation MSPIIKKVLFSGAILALVAGAMLLSSFLANTQEKRRLIPFFPHFAQNAGRIVLTQGGQTAILTRQNGAWFVSIGQRPDNLYPADSVKVMSIITKIAEMTPDNFVGSNQENFAQFGFENDSTYFVQIYDVHGMLVGDFILGNRAENWRLNFFRRIGDNNVFLVSGGIGFAFNVDPNEWRIRRIFDFNPSDIVQISARHTDQNYTLALNEEENWIFAADSTIANQQDVVNMIGEFMQLTANDWDYSYMISDQMAGLNNPSAEYTFTLKDGTVHTLAVGNIDGERPRFFVRYNNSPQVAFILRSPILRLRLQPDFNFRDSF, from the coding sequence ATGTCGCCGATTATTAAAAAAGTGCTTTTTTCGGGAGCAATTCTCGCATTGGTTGCAGGAGCAATGCTTTTATCGTCATTTTTGGCAAATACGCAAGAAAAAAGACGACTTATTCCGTTTTTTCCGCACTTTGCACAAAACGCGGGAAGAATAGTCCTAACACAAGGCGGACAAACCGCAATTCTGACCCGACAAAACGGCGCGTGGTTTGTATCTATCGGACAAAGACCTGATAATCTCTATCCTGCGGACAGCGTTAAAGTTATGAGCATAATAACAAAAATCGCCGAAATGACGCCCGATAATTTTGTCGGCTCAAACCAAGAAAATTTTGCACAATTCGGCTTTGAAAATGACAGCACGTACTTTGTTCAGATATATGATGTTCACGGAATGCTTGTCGGAGATTTCATTTTGGGAAACCGAGCAGAAAATTGGCGCTTAAATTTCTTTAGACGAATTGGCGACAACAACGTGTTTCTTGTAAGCGGCGGAATTGGTTTTGCCTTTAATGTTGACCCAAACGAGTGGCGAATAAGAAGAATTTTCGACTTTAACCCAAGCGACATCGTGCAAATTTCGGCGCGACACACCGACCAAAATTACACACTGGCGCTGAACGAAGAGGAAAACTGGATTTTTGCCGCAGACTCCACTATCGCAAATCAACAGGATGTTGTTAATATGATTGGAGAATTTATGCAACTGACAGCAAACGATTGGGATTACAGCTATATGATTTCCGACCAAATGGCAGGTCTCAACAATCCGAGCGCCGAATATACTTTCACCCTTAAAGACGGCACGGTTCATACGCTTGCAGTGGGTAATATCGATGGCGAAAGACCACGCTTTTTTGTGAGATATAACAATAGTCCGCAAGTAGCGTTTATTTTAAGGTCGCCTATTTTACGCCTGAGGTTGCAACCTGATTTCAATTTCAGGGATAGTTTTTGA
- the larB gene encoding nickel pincer cofactor biosynthesis protein LarB — MDKAKIYETLLSVKDGKMSIDEAMLQLKMSPYSDLGFAKIDNHREIRQGIHEVIFGQSKTSEQIVGIVEKMLENGRKNILITRLTAENATEIQKNIPLEYNSEAPLGIVARAEVPTANGYVVVATGGTTDIPVAEEAAITAEVLGCRVERMYDVGVAGLHRLLSKLDILMDAKAVVAVAGMEGALASVVGGLVDCPVIAVPTSIGYGASFGGVSALLTMLNSCASGVSVVNIDNGFGAGYLASMINRIGS; from the coding sequence ATGGATAAAGCAAAAATTTACGAAACATTATTGAGTGTAAAAGATGGAAAAATGTCGATTGACGAGGCAATGCTTCAACTGAAAATGTCGCCATACAGCGATTTAGGATTTGCCAAAATCGACAACCACCGCGAAATACGCCAAGGGATTCACGAAGTAATTTTCGGGCAGAGCAAAACAAGTGAACAAATTGTCGGGATTGTAGAAAAAATGCTCGAAAACGGCAGAAAAAATATCCTTATCACTCGCTTGACAGCCGAAAATGCTACAGAAATTCAAAAAAACATACCCCTCGAATATAATTCTGAGGCGCCGCTTGGAATTGTCGCAAGAGCAGAAGTTCCAACCGCAAATGGCTACGTGGTCGTTGCGACGGGCGGAACAACAGACATTCCCGTTGCGGAAGAGGCGGCGATAACGGCGGAAGTTTTAGGGTGTCGCGTTGAGCGAATGTACGACGTCGGCGTTGCGGGGCTTCATCGACTTTTGTCAAAACTTGATATTCTTATGGACGCAAAAGCGGTTGTTGCGGTGGCGGGAATGGAAGGCGCTTTGGCGAGCGTTGTCGGCGGTTTGGTGGATTGCCCTGTTATTGCAGTGCCGACTTCAATCGGCTACGGCGCGTCGTTTGGAGGTGTTTCGGCGCTTTTGACAATGCTTAATTCTTGCGCGAGCGGCGTTAGTGTTGTGAATATTGACAACGGTTTTGGCGCGGGATATTTGGCGAGTATGATAAATCGAATAGGCAGTTAA
- a CDS encoding GldG family protein, which produces MKKKRKSLKFITIVSSLIALGYVIAANIVSSNFFVRTDLTENKIFSISETTRNRLRGLQDVLTIELYFSDNLPQNLRQVQSEIIDLTDEFRSVAGRNIRVVHRKPDRNTRDREEAFALRIPAVEVQTIQRDRREMVQGYMGIALRYGAKSESIPFVQTTDNIEFEIVQRIIRLTKRELPTVGIIKTDTAMYVPPEIAQWYAMEIPEDITHRRFRALIHALEQLYNVEYIDLTQVENIGDHISTIIVPGENEASYFVHPQKIYAIDQFLMRGGNVIVLAQRFAVNLQRDENVSLSNTLLYNMLEAWGVVVEPKLIQDASAGTILVPTQVGGGVRNVPTEYPFWVRVNEDGFNRNVAPLAAMRSIIFPWASPVMVSPNLDSATIADTLIMSSQYSVLRAAPLNENMPPLRIAPNQNWEFFFERAMQDGTLMRYPMAIRLSGRINSVFSDTTFIQPLDERELLLYTTRGTAIIIGNADFLSAEVGTPQNLPLLMNLVDWLTLDDDLITVRSRNMIDRSLQQFNMMGGANFNNATLIRVLNIVLMPLIIVIVGLALFIKRKKQQNERK; this is translated from the coding sequence ATGAAGAAAAAAAGAAAAAGTTTGAAATTTATAACGATTGTATCCTCCTTAATTGCGCTAGGATACGTAATTGCCGCCAATATTGTATCAAGTAATTTTTTTGTGCGCACCGACCTAACCGAAAATAAGATTTTCTCTATTTCCGAAACGACAAGAAATCGCCTTAGAGGTTTGCAGGACGTTTTGACGATAGAACTTTATTTTTCGGACAATTTACCGCAAAATTTAAGACAAGTACAAAGCGAGATCATTGACCTGACAGACGAATTCAGAAGTGTTGCAGGAAGAAACATCAGAGTTGTTCATAGAAAGCCCGACAGAAACACGCGCGACAGAGAAGAAGCGTTTGCTTTGCGCATTCCTGCGGTAGAAGTCCAAACAATCCAAAGAGACAGACGGGAAATGGTGCAAGGATATATGGGAATTGCGCTTCGATACGGTGCAAAGTCAGAGAGCATTCCTTTTGTCCAGACAACCGACAATATCGAGTTTGAGATAGTTCAGCGCATAATCAGGCTAACCAAACGGGAACTTCCGACCGTGGGAATTATTAAAACCGACACTGCAATGTATGTACCGCCCGAAATTGCACAATGGTATGCGATGGAAATCCCCGAAGACATCACACACAGGCGTTTCAGAGCGCTTATTCACGCGCTCGAACAACTTTACAACGTAGAATATATAGACCTCACCCAAGTTGAAAACATCGGAGACCATATCTCAACAATAATAGTCCCCGGCGAAAACGAGGCAAGTTATTTCGTCCATCCGCAGAAAATTTACGCAATAGACCAGTTTCTGATGCGCGGAGGAAACGTCATTGTTTTAGCACAAAGATTTGCAGTAAATTTGCAGAGAGACGAAAACGTAAGCTTAAGCAACACTCTTTTATACAATATGCTTGAAGCGTGGGGAGTTGTTGTAGAACCGAAACTTATACAAGACGCTTCGGCAGGAACTATCCTTGTTCCCACACAAGTAGGCGGCGGAGTGCGAAACGTTCCCACTGAATACCCGTTTTGGGTGCGCGTAAACGAAGACGGATTTAACAGAAACGTAGCGCCGCTTGCTGCAATGAGGTCGATAATTTTCCCGTGGGCGTCGCCTGTTATGGTGTCGCCAAATTTGGATAGCGCAACAATAGCCGACACTTTAATTATGTCGTCGCAATATTCGGTATTGCGAGCAGCGCCGCTAAACGAAAATATGCCGCCGCTGAGAATTGCCCCTAATCAAAACTGGGAGTTCTTCTTTGAAAGAGCAATGCAAGACGGCACACTTATGCGCTATCCTATGGCAATTCGCTTGTCGGGGAGGATAAACTCAGTTTTCAGCGACACTACATTTATACAACCTTTAGATGAACGAGAATTGCTTCTCTACACCACAAGAGGCACGGCGATAATTATCGGAAATGCCGATTTTTTAAGTGCCGAAGTAGGAACACCACAAAATTTGCCCTTGCTTATGAATTTGGTAGATTGGCTTACCTTGGACGACGACCTGATAACCGTGCGTTCGCGAAATATGATTGACCGCTCGCTTCAGCAATTTAATATGATGGGCGGCGCAAATTTTAACAATGCAACTTTGATAAGAGTTTTAAATATCGTCCTTATGCCGCTTATCATTGTAATTGTAGGACTTGCTTTGTTCATTAAACGTAAAAAACAACAAAATGAAAGGAAATAA
- the larE gene encoding ATP-dependent sacrificial sulfur transferase LarE produces the protein MQLSEFFNDPPAFAVAVSGGVDSSYLICAAKKAGVSVKGYYVKSQFQPQFETEDVLRLAKEFSLNIEIIEADVLSDRTVCQNPPDRCYYCKKLIFSKIIQKANADGFSLVCDGTNASDDIADRAGIRALQEFGVKSPLRICGISKDEIREYSRELGLFTAEKPAYACLATRVKTGQKIDEKVLKKIENCETKLFALGFTNFRVRVIGDCARLQINSRDFSLLASKQEYVSQILCEEFSDVVLDLKIVR, from the coding sequence ATGCAATTATCCGAATTTTTTAACGACCCCCCCGCCTTCGCCGTTGCCGTTTCCGGCGGAGTAGATTCTTCATATCTGATTTGCGCCGCAAAAAAAGCAGGCGTTTCAGTAAAAGGATATTACGTAAAATCGCAATTTCAGCCGCAATTTGAAACCGAAGACGTTTTACGTTTGGCAAAAGAATTTTCATTGAATATCGAAATAATCGAAGCCGATGTTTTAAGCGACCGCACTGTTTGCCAAAATCCGCCCGACAGATGTTATTATTGCAAAAAACTGATTTTTTCAAAGATAATTCAAAAAGCAAATGCCGACGGTTTTTCGCTTGTCTGCGACGGCACAAACGCCTCTGACGATATTGCCGACCGTGCAGGAATAAGAGCGCTCCAAGAATTCGGCGTAAAGTCGCCATTAAGAATTTGCGGTATTAGCAAAGACGAAATTCGCGAATATTCGAGGGAATTGGGTTTGTTTACCGCCGAAAAACCTGCATACGCCTGTCTTGCGACAAGGGTGAAAACGGGGCAAAAAATCGACGAAAAAGTTCTTAAAAAAATAGAAAACTGCGAAACAAAACTTTTTGCTCTCGGTTTTACGAATTTTAGAGTAAGAGTGATAGGAGATTGTGCTCGTTTACAGATAAACAGCAGAGATTTTTCGCTTTTGGCAAGCAAACAAGAATATGTCTCACAAATTCTTTGCGAGGAGTTTTCTGATGTTGTTCTTGATTTGAAAATAGTCAGGTGA
- a CDS encoding ABC transporter ATP-binding protein, with protein MKEIMLEVSNLYKNYGKVAAVKDLSFSVKKGEVFGFLGPNGAGKTTTMKIITGFLPMSEGSVKVAGMDITLNDLQARKKIGYLPETTPLYTDMFVCEYLEFIGKLRGLSSEKLKKQVNKMIEVCGLEEMRKRPIGYLSKGYRQRTGLAQAMIHEPELLILDEPMSGLDPNQIIEIRQLIKEIGKEKAVVYCSHILPEVAATCNRILIINNGETAAVGTPDEVIEKSREENTSYQITLKNFNAEIEAKIREIVEIEKISVNYSLEDVFAKLTKKDTDTVGAYCMRPSAETEANNAKEAK; from the coding sequence TTGAAAGAAATTATGCTTGAAGTGAGCAATTTATACAAAAATTACGGAAAAGTCGCCGCGGTAAAAGACTTGAGTTTCTCCGTTAAGAAAGGTGAAGTGTTCGGTTTCTTAGGACCAAACGGTGCAGGAAAAACCACCACAATGAAAATAATCACAGGATTTCTGCCGATGTCCGAAGGTAGCGTAAAAGTCGCGGGAATGGACATAACACTAAATGATTTACAAGCGCGAAAGAAAATCGGCTACCTGCCCGAAACAACCCCGCTTTACACAGATATGTTCGTTTGCGAATACTTGGAATTTATAGGAAAACTGCGCGGACTTTCGAGCGAAAAACTGAAAAAACAAGTAAATAAAATGATAGAAGTCTGCGGACTCGAAGAAATGCGAAAAAGACCTATCGGATATTTGTCGAAAGGTTATCGCCAAAGAACAGGGCTTGCACAGGCAATGATACACGAGCCGGAACTCTTGATTTTAGACGAGCCGATGAGCGGACTTGACCCTAACCAAATCATTGAAATTCGCCAACTCATAAAAGAAATCGGCAAAGAAAAAGCAGTGGTTTACTGCTCGCACATTTTGCCCGAAGTTGCCGCGACCTGCAACAGAATTCTTATAATAAACAACGGCGAAACCGCAGCAGTCGGAACTCCCGACGAAGTTATAGAAAAATCGCGCGAAGAAAATACCTCGTATCAAATTACGCTAAAAAATTTCAACGCCGAAATCGAAGCAAAAATACGAGAAATAGTCGAAATAGAAAAAATCAGCGTAAATTATTCGTTAGAGGATGTGTTCGCAAAATTAACTAAAAAAGACACCGATACCGTAGGGGCGTATTGCATGCGCCCTTCAGCAGAAACAGAAGCGAACAACGCAAAGGAGGCAAAATGA
- a CDS encoding ABC transporter permease has protein sequence MNGIFTIFAKELKTYFISPIAYIFMIVYLLLTNFLFFQTFFLNNQAEMRSYFEFLPYIFLIFVPAITMRTWAEEKRNKTFELLLTLPLKDTQIVAGKFFAAIAFLAITLACSLTVPITIAVIGNPDVGVIIGGYFGAILLGAAYISIGMWISSLTENQIVALIGSIVVILTLLMIGHPIVLSFVPSELAQIFSFIGLSGRFESIGRGVIDSRDIIYYVSVIAFFLYLNVQSLQSRKWE, from the coding sequence ATGAACGGAATTTTTACAATTTTCGCAAAAGAACTGAAAACCTATTTCATTTCGCCGATTGCATATATTTTTATGATTGTCTATCTGCTTTTGACAAATTTCCTGTTTTTTCAGACGTTCTTTCTAAACAATCAGGCGGAAATGAGAAGTTATTTTGAGTTTTTGCCTTATATTTTCCTGATTTTCGTACCTGCAATAACAATGCGAACTTGGGCGGAAGAAAAAAGAAATAAAACATTCGAGCTTTTGCTTACTTTACCGCTCAAAGATACGCAAATTGTGGCGGGAAAATTTTTTGCGGCGATTGCTTTCTTGGCAATTACTCTCGCGTGCTCGCTTACCGTTCCCATCACCATAGCGGTAATAGGAAATCCCGATGTCGGCGTAATTATCGGCGGATATTTCGGAGCAATATTGCTTGGCGCGGCATATATTTCTATAGGAATGTGGATTTCCTCGCTAACCGAAAACCAGATTGTCGCGCTTATCGGCTCAATTGTTGTAATTTTGACGCTTCTGATGATAGGACATCCGATTGTGCTTAGTTTTGTGCCGAGCGAATTGGCGCAAATCTTTTCTTTCATCGGACTTTCGGGACGTTTTGAAAGTATCGGCAGAGGAGTAATTGATAGCCGCGACATCATTTATTATGTCAGCGTAATAGCGTTTTTCCTGTATCTTAACGTTCAATCGCTTCAAAGCAGAAAGTGGGAGTAA
- the larC gene encoding nickel pincer cofactor biosynthesis protein LarC, with translation MKNLYIECDMGAAGDMLMAALMELCPDPKKFIEKMNAIGLENTVVKAVKREKCGIVGSGIDVIVNGIIEGDAVGATASGRPHNANNRYHDHDHKHHNHHEEHHHHNEHNHSSLECIKSLIYSLDIPENVKEKATEVYSALAEAEAFVHGREVSHVHFHEVGTLDAVCDIVGCCLALDTIKPDKITVSPVHVGFGSVKCQHGVLPVPAPATAYLLKGIPAYGGEIKGELCTPTGAALLKTFAHSFGNMSVMTVEKIGYGMGKRSFERLNCVRAFLGETEQNSDDVYEISCNLDDITAEELAFSYDLIFEAGALDVFATPTVMKKGRPGHILTALAKADKKDVVAKAILTHTTTRGVRISQKNRLTLSSKTETVETKYGNIVIKVSSGYGISKTKPEYESVATAAKKHCVSFAEVKKCAVLEFAITETDNDNDNVRAGFKPAPTQVFE, from the coding sequence ATGAAAAATTTGTATATAGAATGCGATATGGGAGCGGCAGGCGATATGCTTATGGCGGCTTTAATGGAACTTTGCCCCGACCCGAAAAAATTCATAGAAAAAATGAACGCAATCGGTTTGGAAAACACTGTTGTAAAAGCGGTAAAAAGAGAAAAATGCGGCATAGTCGGTAGCGGAATAGACGTTATTGTAAATGGCATTATTGAAGGCGATGCCGTAGGGGCGACCGCCTCTGGTCGCCCGCACAACGCAAACAATCGCTATCACGACCACGACCACAAACATCATAACCATCACGAAGAACACCATCACCATAACGAACACAATCATTCGTCTTTGGAATGTATAAAATCGCTCATTTATTCTTTGGATATTCCTGAAAACGTTAAAGAAAAGGCGACAGAAGTTTATTCTGCTTTGGCTGAGGCGGAGGCATTTGTTCACGGCAGAGAGGTTTCTCACGTTCATTTTCACGAAGTCGGAACGTTGGACGCAGTTTGCGATATAGTCGGCTGTTGTCTTGCTCTTGATACGATAAAACCCGACAAAATTACAGTTTCACCCGTTCACGTGGGTTTCGGCAGTGTTAAATGTCAGCACGGAGTTTTGCCTGTTCCTGCTCCTGCGACGGCTTATCTTCTTAAAGGGATACCCGCTTACGGCGGCGAAATAAAAGGCGAACTTTGCACTCCTACCGGTGCGGCGCTTCTTAAAACTTTTGCGCATTCCTTTGGCAATATGTCTGTAATGACCGTCGAAAAAATTGGCTATGGTATGGGAAAACGAAGTTTCGAGCGATTAAATTGCGTTCGAGCATTTTTAGGCGAAACCGAGCAAAACAGCGACGACGTTTACGAAATATCCTGTAATTTGGACGACATTACCGCAGAAGAATTGGCGTTTTCCTACGATTTAATTTTTGAAGCGGGCGCTCTTGACGTTTTCGCAACCCCGACAGTTATGAAAAAAGGACGTCCGGGACACATTTTGACCGCGCTCGCCAAAGCCGACAAAAAAGACGTGGTTGCCAAAGCAATTTTAACGCACACAACAACCCGCGGCGTAAGAATTTCGCAAAAAAATCGTCTTACACTTTCATCAAAAACTGAAACCGTAGAAACAAAATACGGGAACATAGTCATAAAAGTATCAAGCGGCTACGGAATAAGCAAGACAAAACCCGAATACGAAAGCGTAGCAACGGCGGCGAAAAAACATTGTGTGAGTTTTGCGGAAGTTAAAAAATGCGCGGTTTTGGAGTTTGCGATAACCGAAACCGATAACGATAACGATAACGTAAGGGCAGGTTTCAAACCTGCCCCTACACAGGTGTTCGAATAA
- the rho gene encoding transcription termination factor Rho encodes MDVNELKSKSVEELTALANELDVDGTGYKKRDFVYRILRAKFAAGEEITTEGVLEVMPDGFGFLRSEENCYLAGQDDVYVAPAQIKKLRIRTGDCVRGTIRAPKETERYFALMRVDTINGDAPDVHKKIVSFEDLIPIFPTEKFTLEGGVPNDISGRLIDLFTPIGKGQRGLLVAPPRTGKTVLMKNIANSIRKNHPNVKMIILLIDERPEEVTDMKYSVDAEVISSTFDEPADRHVAVAEIAIERAKRLVEHGQDVVILLDSITRLARAYNTVAPHSGRILSGGVDSQALYKPKRFFGAARNIENGGSLTILATALVETGSKMDEVIFEEFKGTGNMELVLDRDIADRRVFPSVDLMKSGTRKEDLLLAQEVLNRMWILRKWLSGIRTPTEQMETMREKLMGTKANVDFLDSMSK; translated from the coding sequence ATGGATGTCAATGAACTTAAATCAAAGAGTGTAGAAGAGTTAACAGCTCTTGCCAACGAACTTGATGTAGATGGAACAGGCTACAAAAAACGCGACTTCGTGTATCGTATTTTACGTGCAAAATTTGCCGCAGGCGAAGAAATCACAACTGAAGGAGTTTTAGAGGTAATGCCGGACGGTTTCGGCTTCCTGCGCTCCGAAGAAAACTGCTACCTTGCAGGACAAGACGACGTTTACGTCGCTCCAGCACAAATAAAAAAACTGCGTATCAGAACAGGAGACTGTGTCCGAGGAACAATTAGAGCGCCCAAAGAAACAGAGCGATATTTTGCGCTTATGAGAGTAGATACCATAAACGGCGACGCTCCCGATGTGCACAAAAAGATTGTTTCTTTTGAGGATTTAATTCCAATTTTTCCTACCGAAAAATTTACACTTGAAGGCGGAGTGCCAAACGATATTTCAGGTCGTTTGATAGACCTTTTTACACCAATCGGAAAAGGACAACGCGGACTTTTGGTAGCGCCTCCGAGAACAGGTAAAACAGTTCTTATGAAAAATATTGCAAACTCAATTCGCAAAAATCACCCGAATGTAAAAATGATAATCCTTTTGATTGACGAGCGCCCCGAAGAAGTTACCGATATGAAATATTCGGTTGACGCCGAGGTAATATCTTCTACATTCGACGAGCCTGCCGACAGACACGTAGCAGTCGCCGAAATAGCGATAGAGCGCGCAAAACGTCTCGTGGAACACGGTCAGGACGTAGTAATTCTTCTTGACAGCATAACCCGTTTGGCAAGAGCGTATAACACGGTTGCTCCGCATTCGGGCAGAATTTTGTCGGGCGGTGTGGATTCGCAGGCGTTATACAAACCAAAAAGATTTTTCGGCGCGGCTCGAAACATTGAAAACGGCGGCTCTCTCACCATTTTGGCAACGGCGCTTGTTGAAACAGGCAGCAAAATGGATGAAGTTATTTTTGAAGAATTTAAGGGTACGGGAAATATGGAACTGGTTCTCGACCGCGACATCGCCGACAGAAGAGTATTCCCTTCAGTTGACCTGATGAAATCGGGAACGCGTAAAGAAGACCTTCTTTTGGCGCAAGAAGTCCTCAACAGAATGTGGATTTTGCGGAAATGGCTTTCGGGCATCAGAACTCCGACAGAACAAATGGAAACTATGCGCGAAAAACTTATGGGAACAAAAGCAAACGTTGATTTTTTGGATTCGATGAGTAAATAA